One Nitrospira sp. DNA window includes the following coding sequences:
- a CDS encoding Ribonuclease III, whose translation MTPASSIEAVQRFLGYRFRRSRLLEEALTHKSYSNERRGKDRTQNERLEFLGDAVLSLVISEYLAVEFPDSSEGSLSKLKAHLVSEASLAKAARRMKLGRLLRLGKGEELSKGREKHSLLADALEALIAAVYLDGGLEASRAFILRVLEEELSATRAHQARPGMDDYKTQLQEVCQKRFETLPHYAIVRESGPDHEKIFEVELTIQGTMRGVGRGHSKKEAEQMAAKEALAQLAV comes from the coding sequence ATGACGCCGGCATCGTCAATCGAAGCGGTCCAGCGCTTCTTGGGGTACCGCTTCCGTCGGTCTCGCTTGCTGGAAGAGGCCTTGACTCACAAGTCCTACTCCAACGAGCGGCGCGGCAAAGACCGAACACAGAACGAACGGCTGGAATTTCTCGGTGATGCCGTGTTGTCGCTCGTCATCAGCGAGTACCTCGCCGTCGAATTTCCCGACAGCAGCGAAGGGTCGCTCTCGAAGCTCAAAGCGCACCTCGTCAGCGAGGCCTCGCTCGCCAAAGCCGCCCGGCGCATGAAACTCGGCCGCCTGTTGCGGCTGGGGAAAGGCGAAGAACTCTCCAAGGGGCGGGAGAAACATTCGCTGTTGGCGGATGCGCTCGAGGCCTTGATCGCGGCCGTCTATTTGGACGGCGGGCTCGAAGCGAGCCGGGCCTTTATCTTGCGTGTGTTGGAGGAGGAGTTGTCGGCGACCCGCGCACACCAGGCGCGGCCGGGGATGGATGATTACAAGACGCAACTGCAGGAAGTCTGTCAGAAACGTTTCGAAACCCTGCCGCATTATGCAATCGTACGGGAATCTGGTCCCGACCATGAAAAAATCTTCGAGGTGGAGCTGACGATTCAAGGTACGATGCGAGGAGTCGGACGCGGACACAGCAAGAAAGAGGCCGAGCAGATGGCAGCCAAGGAAGCGCTGGCGCAGCTGGCGGTGTGA
- a CDS encoding Phosphate:acyl-ACP acyltransferase PlsX, producing the protein MKIAVDAMGGDHGPAPVIEGAMQAAQELGVGVILVGKEDELAAACRKLHCTDQRITIHHAPQVVEMHESPAAVARKKRDSSIWVATELVKSGQADAVVSPGNTGASMVAAFFVLGLTKGVERPAIATMLPTLTGSAVMLDVGANVDCTARHLEQFALMGNEFAKHLYAKPNPRVGLLSIGEEDTKGNEVTKEAFKLLKASPLNFIGNIEGREVYSGSADVVVCDGFIGNVALKISEGVAEVIKKLLMKEISGSWLGRLAYPLIASPLLNLKRKIDYAEFGGAPLLGVNGTTMICHGRSSAKAIKNAIRRAKGLAESRLDELIQRDIEESLARHQDERPEGKQA; encoded by the coding sequence ATGAAGATTGCCGTCGATGCGATGGGCGGAGACCATGGGCCGGCCCCGGTCATTGAGGGGGCGATGCAGGCTGCGCAGGAGTTGGGCGTCGGCGTCATCCTGGTCGGGAAGGAAGACGAACTGGCCGCCGCTTGCCGGAAACTCCATTGCACCGATCAACGCATTACGATCCACCACGCGCCGCAGGTGGTGGAGATGCACGAATCGCCGGCGGCGGTGGCGCGAAAGAAGCGGGATTCATCGATCTGGGTGGCAACCGAGCTCGTGAAGTCCGGTCAAGCCGATGCAGTGGTGAGTCCGGGGAATACCGGGGCCAGCATGGTGGCGGCGTTTTTCGTCCTGGGCCTCACCAAGGGGGTGGAGCGTCCGGCAATCGCCACGATGTTGCCCACCTTGACGGGGAGCGCCGTGATGCTCGATGTCGGCGCCAATGTCGATTGCACCGCCCGGCACCTGGAACAATTCGCCTTGATGGGGAATGAATTCGCGAAGCATCTCTACGCCAAACCGAATCCGCGCGTGGGGTTGTTGAGCATCGGAGAAGAAGACACCAAGGGTAATGAAGTCACCAAGGAAGCCTTCAAACTGTTGAAGGCCAGTCCCTTGAATTTTATCGGCAACATCGAGGGGCGGGAAGTCTACAGCGGCAGTGCGGATGTGGTGGTCTGTGACGGGTTTATCGGCAACGTGGCCCTGAAAATCTCCGAAGGCGTCGCGGAGGTCATCAAGAAGCTGCTCATGAAGGAAATTTCCGGTTCCTGGCTCGGGCGGTTGGCCTACCCCTTGATTGCATCGCCCTTGCTGAACCTGAAACGCAAGATCGACTATGCCGAGTTCGGCGGCGCCCCGCTACTTGGCGTAAACGGCACGACCATGATCTGCCACGGCCGTTCGTCGGCCAAGGCCATCAAGAATGCCATTCGCCGGGCCAAGGGGTTGGCCGAGAGCCGATTGGATGAATTGATCCAACGCGATATCGAGGAGAGCCTCGCGCGGCATCAGGACGAGCGACCGGAAGGAAAGCAGGCGTGA
- a CDS encoding Malonyl CoA-acyl carrier protein transacylase, whose protein sequence is MTASGIGLLFPGQGSQSVGMGRGLYDAFPTVKPVYNEASSILGYDVAQLCFEGPAERLNLTEYTQPALLVSSAAALKALEPAGLTPIAVAGHSLGEYSAVYAAGGLSFRDAVALVQKRGRYMAEAVAPGTGLVAALLGLSADAVKAACQEASSAGVVGAANFNSPGQVVIAGEKGAVERAIEIAKTKGCKKAIPLPVSVPVHTPLMQKAADRLAAEFDGVTWRDLAMPLVNNAEAAALQRSDAIRASLVRQLPSSVRWEESVQMMARLGVTTFIEVGPGTVLTGLVKRILPTAATLNVHDPKSLDATLTVLGGKTMA, encoded by the coding sequence ATGACGGCTTCAGGAATTGGATTGTTGTTCCCCGGACAGGGGTCGCAGTCCGTCGGGATGGGGCGTGGGTTGTATGACGCGTTCCCGACGGTGAAGCCGGTCTACAATGAGGCTTCCTCCATCCTTGGCTACGATGTCGCGCAGCTCTGTTTCGAAGGTCCGGCGGAACGGCTGAATCTGACGGAATATACTCAGCCGGCGTTGTTGGTCAGCAGCGCGGCCGCCCTCAAGGCATTGGAACCGGCCGGACTGACTCCGATAGCCGTTGCTGGCCATAGCCTCGGCGAATATTCGGCGGTCTATGCGGCAGGCGGGTTGTCGTTTCGCGATGCCGTGGCGCTGGTGCAGAAGCGGGGCCGATATATGGCCGAAGCCGTGGCGCCGGGGACCGGGTTGGTCGCCGCGTTGTTGGGACTCTCCGCCGATGCCGTCAAGGCTGCTTGTCAGGAAGCCTCCTCCGCAGGCGTCGTGGGTGCCGCGAACTTCAATTCTCCCGGCCAGGTCGTCATCGCCGGAGAGAAAGGCGCCGTCGAACGGGCGATCGAAATCGCCAAGACAAAGGGCTGTAAAAAAGCGATTCCGTTGCCGGTGAGCGTGCCGGTCCACACGCCCCTGATGCAGAAAGCGGCGGACCGGTTGGCGGCGGAGTTCGATGGGGTGACTTGGCGGGACTTGGCGATGCCGCTGGTGAACAATGCGGAAGCGGCAGCCCTGCAGCGCTCTGACGCTATTCGAGCTTCGCTGGTACGGCAGCTGCCCTCATCGGTGCGGTGGGAAGAGTCGGTGCAGATGATGGCGAGACTGGGTGTGACGACATTCATAGAGGTCGGCCCGGGAACGGTCCTGACCGGGTTGGTGAAGCGGATCCTTCCGACTGCCGCCACCTTGAATGTCCATGATCCGAAATCGTTGGATGCCACGCTGACGGTGTTAGGCGGGAAGACCATGGCGTAA
- a CDS encoding Acyl carrier protein yields MGKEVGKAMATVDERVKKIIAEQLGVEEEEVTPEAHFVEDLGADSLDTVELVMALEEEFEIEIPDEDAEKILTVGKALEYIKEKV; encoded by the coding sequence ATGGGGAAGGAGGTGGGCAAGGCAATGGCAACAGTAGATGAACGGGTGAAGAAAATTATCGCCGAGCAGCTGGGGGTGGAAGAAGAGGAAGTGACGCCGGAGGCGCATTTCGTCGAGGATCTGGGAGCCGATTCGCTCGACACGGTCGAATTGGTGATGGCCCTGGAAGAAGAATTCGAAATCGAGATTCCCGATGAGGATGCCGAGAAGATTCTCACGGTCGGGAAGGCGCTCGAATATATCAAAGAGAAGGTCTAG
- a CDS encoding 3-oxoacyl-[acyl-carrier-protein] synthase, KASII gives MQDRPTRRVVVTGLGLVTPLGTGVEKTWKALCAGESGIGRITRFDPAGYDAQIAGEVKDFDPAQFIEKKEIKKMDTFIHYAVGASQLAVDDARLKVVPEEATRVGVYIGSGIGGLGSIEHYHDVLKEKGPGRVSPFFIPMTIINLASGQVAIRIGAKGPNSCAVTACATGNHCIGDAYRIIQRSDADVMIAGGAEAAITPLGVAGFASAKALSFRNDEPTKASRPFDKDRDGFVLGEGAGVVVLEELEHARTRGVRIYAEVIGYAMNSDAYHITAPPEEGEGAVRCMELALKDAAVAKSDIGYINAHGTSTMADAIETKAIKQVFGEQAYRIPVSSTKSMTGHLLGAAGGIEAVFSILALYHGMLPPTINLDHPDPACDLDYVPNKARPTRLNVVLSNSFGFGGVNACLLFRRCDP, from the coding sequence ATGCAGGATCGACCTACCAGACGTGTCGTGGTGACCGGTCTCGGACTGGTGACTCCCCTGGGAACCGGGGTGGAGAAGACGTGGAAGGCTCTTTGCGCCGGGGAATCGGGCATCGGCCGCATCACGCGCTTCGATCCGGCCGGTTACGACGCGCAGATTGCCGGAGAGGTCAAGGACTTCGACCCGGCTCAGTTCATCGAGAAAAAAGAAATCAAGAAGATGGACACCTTCATCCACTATGCGGTGGGGGCCAGCCAACTCGCGGTGGACGATGCAAGGCTCAAGGTGGTACCGGAAGAAGCCACGCGGGTGGGAGTCTATATCGGCTCCGGCATCGGCGGACTGGGGTCCATCGAGCACTATCACGATGTGCTCAAGGAAAAGGGTCCTGGACGAGTCTCTCCGTTTTTCATTCCCATGACGATCATCAACCTGGCTTCCGGCCAGGTGGCCATTCGTATCGGCGCCAAGGGACCGAATTCCTGTGCGGTCACGGCCTGCGCGACAGGCAATCACTGCATCGGCGATGCCTATCGGATCATTCAGCGGAGCGACGCGGACGTGATGATCGCCGGCGGTGCCGAGGCTGCCATCACACCCTTGGGAGTGGCAGGGTTCGCGTCGGCTAAAGCCCTCTCGTTCAGGAACGACGAACCGACGAAAGCCAGCCGTCCGTTCGACAAGGATCGAGACGGGTTTGTGTTGGGCGAAGGGGCCGGCGTGGTGGTGCTCGAAGAACTCGAACATGCCCGGACGCGCGGCGTACGGATCTATGCTGAAGTCATCGGCTACGCGATGAACAGCGATGCCTACCATATTACCGCTCCGCCTGAAGAGGGAGAGGGGGCGGTTCGTTGTATGGAATTGGCGTTGAAGGATGCAGCGGTCGCCAAATCGGACATCGGCTATATCAACGCCCACGGCACGTCCACCATGGCGGATGCCATCGAGACCAAGGCGATCAAGCAGGTATTCGGTGAGCAGGCCTACCGGATTCCCGTCAGCTCGACGAAATCCATGACCGGGCATCTGTTGGGTGCGGCCGGTGGAATCGAGGCGGTGTTCAGCATTTTGGCGCTGTACCATGGTATGTTGCCGCCGACGATCAATCTTGATCATCCTGATCCCGCCTGCGACCTCGACTATGTTCCCAACAAGGCACGCCCGACCCGACTCAATGTGGTCCTCTCCAATTCGTTCGGCTTCGGCGGGGTCAATGCCTGTCTGCTCTTTCGCAGGTGTGATCCGTAA
- a CDS encoding Peptidyl-prolyl cis-trans isomerase: protein MMAQAQWNRLLGIVVTVGMLAGSGMAGVGLAADAGPAGTESVNVKNVRAVIKTKFGDMEIKFLPDVAPKHVENFISLAKSGFYNGTIFHRVIPGFMIQGGDPNTKDSLKKGAYGQGGPGHNVKGEFSDLPHKRGMVSMARAQDPDSAGSQFFVVVEDSRFLDRKYTIFGEVVKGIGVADKIVAVPRVMCQTGAPNPPDKGPCDNPIDRVEMTVTIVE, encoded by the coding sequence ATGATGGCACAGGCTCAATGGAACAGGCTGTTGGGAATCGTCGTGACAGTGGGTATGTTGGCGGGAAGCGGCATGGCCGGGGTCGGGCTGGCGGCAGATGCCGGACCGGCCGGTACCGAATCGGTGAACGTGAAGAATGTGCGGGCCGTCATCAAGACCAAGTTCGGGGATATGGAAATTAAGTTTCTCCCAGACGTGGCTCCGAAGCATGTAGAAAATTTCATTTCGCTCGCCAAATCCGGCTTCTACAACGGCACGATTTTCCACCGGGTGATCCCCGGATTCATGATTCAGGGCGGCGACCCGAACACCAAAGATTCCCTGAAGAAGGGCGCCTATGGCCAGGGCGGGCCGGGACATAATGTGAAGGGCGAGTTCAGCGACCTGCCGCACAAGCGCGGCATGGTGTCGATGGCGCGGGCGCAAGACCCCGACAGCGCCGGCTCGCAATTTTTCGTCGTCGTCGAAGACTCGCGTTTCCTGGATCGGAAATATACGATCTTCGGCGAAGTGGTCAAGGGGATCGGTGTGGCGGATAAGATTGTCGCCGTACCGAGGGTCATGTGCCAAACGGGGGCTCCCAACCCTCCCGACAAGGGGCCCTGCGACAATCCGATCGATCGAGTCGAAATGACCGTGACGATTGTGGAATAG
- a CDS encoding 3-oxoacyl-[acyl-carrier-protein] synthase, KASIII, which translates to MIRARIIGTGSYAPERVMTNADLEQLVATSDDWIRERTGIRERRIAAEGQACSDLGLIAAERALKAAGLSAGELDMILLATCTGDMPLPSTACLLQHRLGATRAAACDISAACCGFVYALGLADAYVRTGMRHVLVVGSEVMSAITDWTDRNTCILFGDGAGAVVVSAFEGERGVLSTQLHSDGSLCDLIVVPGGGTRIPPSEQMLAERSQYIKMKGNETFKAAVRTLEEVARETLAAHHLSIDDLDLYVPHQANLRIIKAVADRLGLPLDKVVLNLDRYGNTSAASIPIALDEAVREGRVRDGQLVMLGAFGAGLTWASALIRW; encoded by the coding sequence GTGATACGAGCGCGAATCATCGGCACCGGGTCCTATGCGCCGGAACGGGTGATGACCAATGCCGACCTGGAACAGCTGGTGGCGACGTCCGACGACTGGATCAGGGAACGGACGGGTATTCGCGAGCGGCGCATCGCGGCAGAAGGACAGGCCTGCTCAGACCTTGGATTGATTGCGGCGGAGCGGGCCTTGAAGGCGGCTGGTCTCTCGGCCGGCGAACTCGACATGATTCTCCTGGCGACCTGCACAGGAGATATGCCGTTGCCTTCGACCGCCTGCCTTCTTCAGCACCGGCTGGGGGCGACCCGTGCTGCGGCCTGCGATATCTCCGCCGCCTGCTGTGGGTTTGTCTATGCGCTCGGCCTGGCCGATGCCTATGTCCGAACCGGCATGCGACATGTCCTCGTCGTGGGATCGGAAGTGATGTCCGCGATCACCGATTGGACGGATCGCAATACCTGCATCCTGTTCGGGGACGGTGCCGGCGCAGTGGTCGTGAGTGCCTTCGAGGGGGAGCGCGGCGTCCTGTCCACCCAACTGCACTCGGATGGAAGTCTCTGTGATTTGATCGTCGTGCCGGGCGGCGGGACGAGGATCCCTCCCTCGGAACAGATGTTGGCCGAACGGTCGCAGTACATCAAGATGAAGGGCAATGAAACGTTCAAGGCGGCGGTGCGGACCCTTGAGGAGGTTGCGCGCGAGACCTTGGCGGCCCATCACCTGTCCATCGACGACCTCGATCTGTATGTCCCCCACCAGGCCAATTTGCGCATCATCAAGGCAGTTGCCGACCGTCTCGGACTTCCGCTGGATAAAGTGGTTTTGAACTTGGATCGATACGGCAACACCTCCGCAGCCTCGATTCCCATTGCGCTGGACGAGGCGGTGCGGGAAGGACGGGTGAGGGACGGACAGTTGGTGATGTTGGGAGCCTTCGGGGCCGGCTTGACCTGGGCATCGGCCTTGATTCGCTGGTAA
- a CDS encoding 3-oxoacyl-[acyl-carrier protein] reductase FadG, with protein MSLQGKVAIVTGGAQGIGRAIAEGLAEDGADIVVADLDPGRSQEAVAAIQKIGRKAMNVKVNVADFNDTKAMADQVIKEWGKIDILVNNAGITRDGLLLRMKEEDWNLVLQVNLNGTFHCTKAVLPPMTKQRYGRIVNIASIVGAMGNVGQANYAASKAAVIGFTKTVAREYASRAVTVNAVAPGFIDTAMTQGLPAEVKEALQKQIPLGRLGLPSDIAAAVRFLVSDAASYITGQVLHVNGGMLMV; from the coding sequence ATGTCATTACAGGGAAAAGTCGCGATCGTCACCGGCGGGGCGCAGGGGATCGGACGGGCGATCGCGGAGGGCTTGGCGGAGGACGGTGCGGACATTGTTGTCGCGGACCTCGATCCGGGACGTTCGCAGGAAGCCGTGGCGGCGATTCAGAAAATCGGCCGGAAAGCGATGAACGTCAAGGTGAACGTGGCCGATTTCAACGACACCAAGGCCATGGCTGATCAGGTGATCAAGGAATGGGGGAAGATCGACATTCTGGTCAACAACGCCGGCATCACCCGTGACGGCCTGTTGCTCAGAATGAAAGAAGAAGATTGGAATCTGGTGCTGCAGGTCAACTTGAACGGAACCTTCCATTGCACGAAGGCCGTCCTGCCACCGATGACCAAGCAACGTTACGGGCGAATCGTCAACATCGCCTCGATCGTGGGGGCGATGGGCAACGTGGGGCAGGCCAATTACGCCGCATCGAAGGCGGCGGTAATCGGGTTTACCAAAACGGTGGCGCGTGAGTATGCGAGCCGCGCGGTGACGGTGAACGCGGTGGCGCCGGGCTTTATCGACACGGCCATGACGCAGGGCTTGCCGGCTGAAGTGAAAGAAGCTTTGCAAAAGCAGATCCCGCTGGGACGGCTGGGCCTTCCGTCCGATATTGCCGCGGCGGTTCGTTTCCTGGTATCGGACGCAGCGTCGTATATCACGGGGCAGGTCTTGCACGTGAACGGCGGCATGCTCATGGTGTAA